In one window of Caenimonas aquaedulcis DNA:
- a CDS encoding alpha-hydroxy acid oxidase, whose amino-acid sequence MPAITHIEDLRVLAQKRVPRMFYDYADSGSWTESTYRANEADFNRILLRQRVAVNMENRSTRTTMVGQEVAMPVAIAPTGLTGMQHADGEILAARAAKKMGIPFTLSTMSICSIEDVAKGTDNHPFWFQLYVMRDRAFIEALIDRAKAAGCSALVLTLDLQILGQRHKDIKNGLTAPPKLTIPNILNLMTKPRWCLGMLGTPRRHFGNIVGHVKGVENMGSLSEWTAKQFDPALSWNDVEWIKKRWGGKLILKGVQDPEDAILAADSGADAVIVSNHGGRQLDGAPSSISALPAIVDAVGRRMEVHMDGGIRSGQHVLKAVALGAKGTYIGRAMLYGLGAMGQPGVERALEIIRNELDLSMAFCGRTNIRDVDHGILLPGTYPA is encoded by the coding sequence GTGCCTGCCATCACCCACATCGAAGACCTGCGCGTGCTTGCGCAAAAGCGCGTGCCGCGCATGTTCTACGACTACGCCGATTCCGGCTCGTGGACCGAGAGCACCTACCGCGCCAACGAAGCCGACTTCAACCGCATCCTGCTGCGCCAGCGCGTCGCGGTGAACATGGAGAACCGCAGCACGCGCACGACCATGGTCGGCCAGGAGGTCGCGATGCCAGTCGCGATCGCGCCGACCGGGCTCACGGGCATGCAGCATGCGGACGGTGAAATCCTCGCGGCGCGCGCGGCGAAGAAGATGGGCATCCCCTTCACGCTGTCCACGATGAGCATCTGCTCCATCGAGGACGTCGCGAAGGGCACGGACAACCACCCGTTCTGGTTCCAGCTCTACGTGATGCGCGATCGCGCCTTCATCGAGGCCCTCATCGACCGCGCGAAAGCCGCAGGCTGCTCGGCGCTGGTGCTGACGCTCGACCTGCAGATCCTCGGCCAGCGCCACAAGGACATCAAGAACGGGCTCACCGCGCCGCCCAAGCTCACGATCCCCAACATCCTGAACCTCATGACCAAGCCGCGCTGGTGCCTGGGCATGCTCGGCACCCCGCGCAGGCACTTCGGCAACATCGTGGGCCATGTGAAGGGCGTGGAGAACATGGGATCCCTTTCCGAGTGGACCGCCAAGCAGTTCGACCCGGCACTTTCGTGGAACGACGTCGAGTGGATCAAGAAGCGCTGGGGCGGCAAGCTGATCCTCAAGGGGGTGCAGGACCCCGAGGACGCCATCCTCGCGGCCGACAGCGGCGCGGACGCGGTCATCGTGTCCAACCACGGCGGGCGCCAGCTCGATGGCGCGCCCTCCTCGATCTCCGCGCTGCCCGCCATCGTGGATGCGGTGGGCCGGCGAATGGAAGTGCACATGGATGGCGGCATCCGCTCGGGCCAGCACGTGCTCAAGGCCGTCGCGCTCGGCGCGAAGGGCACCTACATCGGCCGCGCGATGCTGTACGGGCTGGGCGCGATGGGCCAGCCGGGCGTGGAACGCGCGCTGGAGATCATCCGCAACGAGCTGGACCTGTCGATGGCTTTTTGCGGTCGCACGAACATCCGCGACGTGGACCACGGCATCCTGCTGCCCGGCACCTACCCCGCCTGA
- the argH gene encoding argininosuccinate lyase, translating into MSQLDKKSQAWSALFSQPMSELVKRYTASVDFDKRLWRADIQGSLAHADMLAAQGIISLQDVFSIQEGLAQITKEIEQGTFEWKLDLEDVHLNIEARLTQLVGDAGKRLHTGRSRNDQVATDVRLWLRDEIDLILALLVELQKSLLDVAERHTDVILPGFTHLQVAQPVSFGHHMMAYVEMFTRDEERLTDVRKRVNRLPLGAAALAGTSYPLDRDHVRQALNMEGLCQNSIDAVSDRDFAIEFCAAAAVAMLHISRLSEELVLWMNQNFGFIDLPDRFCTGSSIMPQKKNPDVPELARGKAGRVVGHLMGLITIIKGQPLAYNKDNQEDKEPLFDTVDTLKDTLRIFAELVTGIEVKPEAMEKATLKGYATATDLADYLVKKGLPFRDAHETVAHAVKAAISHQVDLSELPLNVLQQFNPAIEKDVYDVLSLRGSLNTRNILGGTAPSQVRAQIARHRARLS; encoded by the coding sequence ATGAGCCAACTCGACAAAAAATCCCAGGCCTGGTCGGCCCTGTTCTCCCAGCCGATGAGCGAGCTGGTGAAGCGCTACACGGCGAGCGTGGATTTCGACAAGCGACTGTGGCGCGCCGACATCCAGGGCTCCCTCGCCCACGCCGACATGCTGGCGGCGCAGGGCATCATCTCCCTGCAGGACGTCTTCTCCATCCAGGAGGGCCTGGCGCAGATCACCAAGGAGATCGAGCAGGGCACCTTCGAGTGGAAGCTGGACCTCGAAGACGTGCACCTGAACATCGAGGCGCGGCTCACGCAGCTCGTGGGCGACGCGGGCAAGCGCCTGCATACCGGCCGCAGCCGCAACGACCAGGTGGCCACCGACGTGCGCCTGTGGCTGCGCGACGAGATCGACCTGATCCTCGCGCTGCTGGTGGAACTGCAGAAGTCGCTCCTGGACGTCGCCGAGCGCCACACCGACGTGATCCTGCCGGGCTTCACCCACCTGCAGGTCGCGCAGCCGGTGAGCTTCGGCCACCACATGATGGCCTACGTGGAGATGTTCACCCGCGACGAAGAACGGCTCACCGACGTGCGCAAGCGCGTCAACCGCCTGCCGCTCGGCGCCGCGGCCCTGGCAGGCACCAGCTACCCGCTGGACCGCGACCACGTGCGCCAGGCACTGAACATGGAGGGGCTCTGCCAGAACTCCATCGACGCCGTGAGCGACCGCGACTTCGCCATCGAGTTCTGCGCCGCGGCCGCGGTGGCGATGCTCCACATCAGCCGGCTGTCGGAGGAGCTCGTGCTCTGGATGAACCAGAACTTCGGCTTCATCGACCTGCCGGACCGCTTCTGCACGGGCTCGTCGATCATGCCGCAGAAGAAGAACCCGGACGTCCCCGAGCTCGCTCGCGGCAAGGCCGGGCGCGTGGTGGGCCACCTCATGGGCCTCATCACCATCATCAAGGGCCAGCCGCTCGCCTACAACAAGGACAACCAGGAAGACAAGGAGCCGCTCTTCGACACCGTGGACACGCTCAAGGACACGCTGCGCATCTTCGCGGAGCTGGTGACCGGCATCGAGGTGAAGCCGGAGGCCATGGAGAAGGCCACGCTCAAGGGCTACGCGACGGCGACGGATCTCGCCGACTACCTGGTGAAGAAGGGATTGCCCTTCCGCGACGCCCACGAAACCGTGGCCCATGCGGTGAAGGCGGCGATCTCCCACCAGGTGGACCTGTCGGAGCTGCCGCTGAACGTGCTGCAGCAATTCAACCCGGCGATCGAGAAGGACGTGTACGACGTGCTGTCCCTGCGCGGCTCGCTCAATACGCGGAACATCCTCGGCGGCACGGCGCCCTCGCAGGTGCGCGCGCAGATCGCACGCCACCGCGCGCGCCTTTCCTAG